In the Nocardioides marmotae genome, GAGGGAGGTCTCCAGGGCCATGGCGGCGAGATTAGGGGATGCCACCGACCCCCCTATCCTGGGCCGCATGAGCACCGACATCGGCATGCCCCCGATCCTGTCGCCGGAGGACGCCGAGAAGGCGGTCCTGCTCGCGGCGCCGCGGGGCTACTGCGCCGGTGTCGACCGCGCGGTGGTCACGGTGGAGAAGGCCCTGGAGCTGTACGGCGCGCCGGTCTACGTCCGCAAGCAGATCGTCCACAACAAGCACGTCGTCTCCGACCTCGAGCAGCGCGGCGCGATCTTCGTCGAGGAGCTCGACGAGGTCCCGACCGGCCGCACCGTGGTGTTCTCCGCCCACGGCGTCAGCCCGGAGGTCCACCGCGAGGCCGCCGAGCGCGAGCTGAAGACGATCGATGCCACCTGCCCGCTGGTGACCAAGGTCCACCACGAGGCGAAGCGGTTCGCCGCCGAGGACTACGACATCCTGCTCATCGGCCACGAGGGCCACGAGGAGGTCGAGGGGACCGCCGGCGAGGCGCCCGAGCACATCCAGCTCGTCCAGAGCCCCGCGGACGTCGCCGGCATCGTCGTGCGCGACCCGGCCCGCGTCGCGTGGCTCTCCCAGACCACGCTCAGCGTCGATGAGACCCTGGAGACCGTCGCCGCGATCCGCGAGCGGTTCCCGCTGCTGCTGGACCCGCCGAGCGACGACATCTGCTACGCCACCCAGAACCGTCAGCTCGCGGTCAAGGAGATCGCCCTCGGCGCCGACCTGGTCATCGTGGTCGGGTCCGGCAACTCCTCGAACTCCGTGCGCCTGGTCGAGGTCGCCCTCGAGGCCGGCGCCAAGGCGTCGTACCGCGTCGACGACGCCTCCGAGATCGACGAGGCCTGGCTGGAGGGTGTCCGCACCGTCAGCGTGACCTCCGGTGCGAGCGTGCCGGAGTCGCTCGTCGACGGCGTGCTGGCCTACCTGGCCGAGCGGGGGTACCCCGACGCCAAGGCGGTGCACACCGCCGAGGAGAGCCTGATCTTCGCGCTGCCCAAGGAGCTGCGGCGCGACCTCAAGGCCGCGGCCCAGGCTCGCTGACCGGCTCGCTGACCGGCTCGCTGACCGGTCGGGGCGCCCTCCGGCGGAGGGTCGCGACCAGCTGCGCGCCGAGCAGCGCCAGCAGCACCGCGATGCCGGCGGCGAACCAGCCGACGTAGGACCGTTCGTCCGCCTCGGGCGCCAGGTCCGGCACGTCCTGGGCCACCTCGCCGGGCAGCGCCGCGGGGTCCAGGTCCCCGATCGGGCGGGCGGCTGCGCCATCGCTGACCAGCGCGTCACCGCCGAGCGTGTCCCACCCCTGGCGCGCCGCCTCCTCTGCGACCCACGTCCGCAGCACGTCGGAGCTCGGGCCGAGGGCGCCGAGGACGAGCACCGGGCGCCCCTCCTCGCCCGCGACCTGGAGCGCCGCACCGCGGGGGCCGCCGTCGTCGGGCCGCAGCCGGGCGCGGACCGCGACCGTGTCCGCCCAGGTCGCTCCGACCAGGAGCCCCGCGCCGTCGGCGAGCAGGTCCTCGGCGTCGACCACCGTGACGTCGAGGGGGTACGCCGCGGCGCGCTGCAGGCTCGCGACCACCAGCGAGGCGTCGGCGGCCGCGGCGGTGCGGGCCGGTCCCGCGCCGCGCAGGGCCACTGGGAGCCGGCCGGCGAGGGCCTGGGGGAACGCCGCGAGCTCCCTGCGGCCCGCGCGGCCCGCGGCCGACCCGTCGTCGAGGTCGGCGGTCAGCACCGAGGCGTCCCGGTCGAGCTGCACCTGCAGGGGCAGCAGCCCGCCGGCGGTGCAGCCGCCCTCGGGCACCGCGGTGAGCACCAGCTCGAGCTCGGCGGTCGGGCCCAGCCGGGACCCGGGCACGCTCGTCTCCACGGAGAACGAGCCGCCCTCGCCGAGGGTGCGGGAGTCGACGAGCCGCTCGTCGAGGTAGGTGTCCAGCCGGGCGCGGGTGCCGTCGGGGACGCCGGTGTGGGCGCCGGTGAGGCTCAGGTCGAGCCGGTCGACCGGCCCGCCGAAGGCGTCCTGGCGGAGGCGGAGCAGGGTCGCGCTGCGGCCGTAGCCGCTCAGCTCGGCGTCGGCGGCGCCCACGCCGAGGTCGGCGAGGGTGCGGGTGACGGTCGCGCCGGCCTCGGCGTCCGGACGGGGCCCTCGCGCGCCGGTGCCGGTGCCCGTGCTCGTGCCGATCAGCCGCAGGACCGTGCGGCGCAGGTCGTCCCCGGACCCCGTCACCGTCAGGCTCGGCAGCCCGAAGCGGACCTCCGCGCTGGTGGCGGCCGGCCCCGTGCCGGGGGTGATCCGAAGGACCCGCTGCCCGGCGCCGGCGCGGGGGAGCACCACGTCGGCGGTGGTGAGGCCGACGGGCACCCCCGCGGGGTAGCGCGCGGCCAGGGCGCCGACCGCGGCCAGGCCGGCGGAGAGCACGTCGTCGGGGGCGTTGCGCGGGACGACGACGTCGACCCGGGACGCGGCGGCCGGCAGGAACCGGGCGGGGGCCAGGTCGACCCGCTCGGTGCCCTGGTGCAGGAGGTGGAGGTTGGCGAGCCGGACGTCCACGGGGTCGACCGGGCGGCAGCCGGTCCGCTCGCCGTC is a window encoding:
- a CDS encoding 4-hydroxy-3-methylbut-2-enyl diphosphate reductase, whose translation is MSTDIGMPPILSPEDAEKAVLLAAPRGYCAGVDRAVVTVEKALELYGAPVYVRKQIVHNKHVVSDLEQRGAIFVEELDEVPTGRTVVFSAHGVSPEVHREAAERELKTIDATCPLVTKVHHEAKRFAAEDYDILLIGHEGHEEVEGTAGEAPEHIQLVQSPADVAGIVVRDPARVAWLSQTTLSVDETLETVAAIRERFPLLLDPPSDDICYATQNRQLAVKEIALGADLVIVVGSGNSSNSVRLVEVALEAGAKASYRVDDASEIDEAWLEGVRTVSVTSGASVPESLVDGVLAYLAERGYPDAKAVHTAEESLIFALPKELRRDLKAAAQAR